A single window of Cydia splendana chromosome 13, ilCydSple1.2, whole genome shotgun sequence DNA harbors:
- the LOC134796040 gene encoding ribosome biogenesis protein WDR12 homolog: MDVDTTEAQLQVRFVTKQEQYAVPDSPYAIQSNVQPADLNTLVNALLKEADSSAKTVEFDFLVCGELLCSPLGDHLQEKGVSTEQTLEVEYLERFPAPSPQDCLMHDDWVSAVQAHGNWILSGSYDNSLHIWTTKGQHKLAIPGHTSPIKAVSWVSVNGDQAVFASGSHDQSAMLWVWNVSNNSVDCVVTCRGHEKGVECLSVSADASRLATGSWDTNICLWSASLSDEDNVPAKKRSKSDRGQDHGNTREPLATLKGHREAVSGVQWMDYNTVLSSGWDHLLKIWDCELNGIKQDIAGNKAFFDVDWSPLNNTMITASADRHVRLYDPRSQESIVKTTFTSHTGWVQSVRWSKTRDSLFLSAGCDGQVKLWETRSPRTPLYDLSGHEDKVLCCDWSVPSLLVSGSCDNTLRIFKAKNALNA; the protein is encoded by the exons ATGGACGTCGATACAACGGAGGCCCAGTTGCAAGTCCGATTCGTTACTAAACAAGAACA ATATGCGGTTCCCGACAGTCCCTACGCCATACAAAGCAATGTGCAACCTGCAGACCTCAACACATTGGTCAATGCCTTGCTAAAAGAGGCTGACAGCTCAGCAAAGACAGTGGAATTCGATTTCTTAGTGTGTGGGGAACTTTTGTGCTCGCCTCTTGGTGACCATCTTCAAGAGAAGGGTGTGTCTACCGAACAGACTTTGGAGGTTGAGTATCTGGAGAGGTTCCCGGCACCAAGCCCACAGGACTGTTTGATGCATGATGATTGGGTTTCTGCAGTACAGGCCCATGGAAATTG GATCCTATCGGGCAGCTATGACAACAGTCTTCACATCTGGACCACCAAAGGGCAGCACAAACTCGCTATACCAGGTCACACATCGCCAATCAAAGCGGTCTCTTGGGTGTCCGTCAATGGTGATCAGGCAGTATTTGCTAG TGGTTCCCATGACCAATCAGCGATGCTGTGGGTGTGGAATGTGTCCAACAACTCCGTGGACTGTGTGGTGACGTGCCGAGGTCACGAGAAGGGAGTGGAGTGCTTGTCGGTGTCCGCAGATGCCTCCAGACTGGCTACTGGCAGCTGGGACACTAATATATGCTTATGGAGTGCTA GTCTTTCAGATGAAGATAATGTACCGGCCAAGAAGAGGAGCAAATCCGACCGCGGACAAGATCATGGAAATACACGG GAACCACTGGCAACGTTAAAAGGGCACCGCGAGGCGGTGTCCGGCGTCCAGTGGATGGATTACAACACGGTGCTGTCCAGCGGCTGGGACCATCTGCTCAAGATATGGGACTGCGAGCTCAATGGCATCAAACAGGATATTGCCG GCAACAAAGCATTTTTCGACGTGGACTGGTCCCCGCTCAACAACACCATGATAACCGCCTCTGCAGACAGACATGTCCGGCTATATGATCCTAGATCTCAAG AAAGCATAGTGAAGACGACGTTCACGTCTCACACGGGATGGGTGCAGTCAGTGCGCTGGTCGAAGACACGCGACTCGCTGTTCCTGAGCGCCGGCTGCGACGGACAAGTCAAGCTGTGGGAGACTAGAAG CCCCCGCACCCCGCTGTACGACCTGAGCGGCCACGAAGACAAAGTCCTGTGCTGCGATTGGTCCGTGCCGTCCCTGCTCGTCAGCGGCTCCTGCGACAACACGCTCAGGATATTCAAGGCCAAGAACGCTCTGAACGCGTAA